Genomic DNA from Streptococcus uberis:
TTTTGGTGATGGCGGAAATGATTTAGACCTGCTTAAAGCAGTTGATCACCCTGTTGCAATGGAAAATGCAATCCCTGAATTAAAAGCATTAGCTGAATTTATCACACATAAAAATACCGAAGATGGTATCATTTTTGGTTTAAAACACTATGGACTCATATAATAAAAGAGAGACTTCTACCAAGAAGTCTCTCTTTTATTATTGTTTAACCAAACCAAGGCCACCTAAAGGGTAAGAAAAATCAAATTCTGAATGTTCTCCTGTTTGCCACAAAACCGGAACCATACTTGTCCCTTCAAGATGAAAACCAAAGGTATATTTGATATTAGCCCCACCAATACCGCCAGGAATCATAATTGCTTGGTTATAGCCATTATTACCGACTAACTCATAGTAGCCATTGCCACGATCATAAACACCATTAAAATAGGCACTTTGCGGTTGAGCATAATGGACATATCCTGACGACTTGTCTACCCGTGTAACAGTTCCATCTGCTGAGATCGTAATTGTTACTAACCAATCAGGATCTGGCTGAACACTCCAAGTCCCAACCAAAGCAGCAGGTATTGGTAAAAGGGTTGGTGTAACAAGAGATTTATCTGCCACATCTTGGCTTTGACTAGTTGTGCTAGTTTCGGCACTTGCATTTGTTTGTGCCTTTTCAGCAATTCCACTTGGCTTCGTTTCTGGTACTACAACTGTGGAGGTATCTATAGTAGTTTTTTCTGAAACAACATTTGCTTGACTAACAGTCTCGCTATTTAGAGTTTGATTTTCTGAGCCTTGGACTGCTACAACTTGCTCTACTTGTGGGAGAATAATATTATTTTTAAGACTGGAAGTTGTAGCTTTTTTACCGTCAACTTTTTGACTATCCTTTACACCTGCTTTACTTGCGGCTTTTTGATAACTGACTGGAATAGCTTTGTTGTTGAATTGTTCTTGAGCACTCTCTTGATCTTGACCAAGGCAAAGAATACTTGAACACGCCAATGTTAGAACTACTGCACTAATCATAATTTTCTTTTTCATTTTTTCGCTCCTTATTATCCTATTGTTTCATTTTCAAATAGGACTTCTCTCCATTACTGTTTAAAAAATGGATGTTTATCAGTTTCTATGGATTGCCCCATTGTGATGGAATCTTGATTATAGACAGTACCTATATGGGCATTTTTCACTCCAGCTGGTGTAACCAATAAGCCTGCCCCCGTTATACTAGCAAGGTAACAATTTTCATGGATATATCCATTACCAATTTTGTCTTGACCTCTAGTTACTGTACCATTCGTCTGTTTGTAGTCAAGTGTGAAACTGCCGTCAGCAGCAATAATTAGGACTTCCCCTAAATCATTTTTCCAAGTTCCAGCAATTGGTGAAAAGTCACGTTTTTGTAAACTCGTTAGCAATTCTTGAGTTGAAGTCGTCTTCTCATTTTCTGTCCCACTAGTAGAATTACTTATTTGGGGATTACTTTCCTGACTGTTTGTTGGAGCTGTTGGACTAGAATTTTGTTCACTGGTCTTTGACGTTTCAGACTTATTTGCACTAGCTTCTTCCTCACTGATGGCTGATGTCTCTTTTTTGCTTTTCGTTTTTTTAACTTGTGTTTGTCCAAATTCTTTTTTTGCTTCTGTTTCTTGAGAATTCGATGATAAGATATTAAAAGCGAAAAATAGGCATAAAATAAATACAAGTAATGAAAGAGTAATTATTAATCTTTTTTTCATGTTAGAACTCCTAATGTCTTTTTTTCTTTATTTCATCTTCATTATAGCACTTAAAGTTTAATTTGCAACACTTTTGTAACACTTTAGAAATAAAAAGTTATTTAATAGTAATCTAAAGTCACAAAAAGTTATTTCATAGTAATCTAAAGTCACAAAAAAAAAAGCTAAACTCTAATGTTTAGCTTTTAATTTCATTACATTTTTTCTTCGAGTTGAACATCTGGATACTTATCAGCGAACCAACGAAGGGCAAAATCATTTTCAAATAAGAAAACGGGTTGGTCAAATCGATCCTTAGCCAAAATATTACGACTTGATGACATACGCTGATCTAGGTCCTCTTCTTTTATCCAACGTACAGTCTTTTTACCCATAGGAGTCATGATCACTTCCGCATTGTATTCACCTTCCATTCGGTGCTTGAAGACCTCAAACTGAAGTTGACCGACGGCACCTAACATGTACTCACCCGTTTGGTAATTACGATAAAGTTGAACTGCCCCTTCTTGAACCAATTGTTCCATTCCTTTATGGAATGATTTTTGTTTCATAACATTTTTCGGAGACACTTTCATAAAGAGTTCCGGAGTAAAGGTTGGCAAAGGCTCAAATTCAAATTTATGTTTCCCAACAGTTAAGGTATCCCCTACTTGATAGGTCCCTGTATCGTATACTCCAATAATATCTCCAGCAACGGCATTTTGAACATTTTCTCGGGATTCAGCCATAAACTGAGTCACATTTGACAGTTTTGCACCTTTTCCTGTCCGGGTTAAATTGACCCCCATCCCTTTGACAAACTCACCAGAAACAATTCTGACAAAGGCAATACGGTCACGATGACGTGGATCCATATTCGCTTGGATCTTAAAGACAAAGCCTGAAAAATCTTTTTCTAAAGGATCAATCATTTGGCCCTCTTTTGTTTTATGGCCGTGCGGCTCGGGTGCAAATTCCAAGAAGGTATCAAGGAATGTCTGCACACCAAAATTGGTCAAGGCTGAGCCAAAAAAGACAGGGGTTAACTCACCTGACAAAATAGCTTCCTCAGAGAATTCATTACCAGCCTCTTGCAGTAGCTCAATATCATCCAAGACCTGTTCATAAAAGGGGTTATTGGCAAAAAGTTTTGCACCTTCTTCTAGATCTGCAAAACGGTTCTCACCTTTGTACAGTTCAAGACGATTGTTATGTAAATCATATAGTCCCTCAAAGGCTTTTCCCATACCAATCGGCCAATTCATTGGGAACGATGCGATGCCCAATACCTCTTCTAATTCTTCTAAAAGTTCAAGAGGCTCACGACCATCTCGGTCTAACTTGTTGATAAACGTAAAAACTGGAATGCCACGATGCTTGACAACTTCGAAAAGTTTTTTGGTCTGTGCTTCAATCCCTTTAGCCGAATCGACAACCATAACTGCGGCATCTACTGCCATTAAGGTACGGTAAGTATCTTCAGAGAAATCCTCGTGTCCTGGGGTATCTAGGATATTGACCCGTTTTCCAGCATAATCAAACTGCATAACAGACGAGGTTACTGAGATACCACGTTGTTTTTCAATATCCATCCAGTCCGATTTGGCAAATGTTCCTGATTTCTTTCCTTTTACAGTACCAGCTTCTCTGATTTCCCCACCAAAATAAAGAAGTTGTTCTGTAATGGTTGTTTTACCAGCATCTGGGTGACTGATGATAGCAAATGTTCTTCTTTTTTTAATTTCTTCTTGTATTGACATATATTTTCCTTGAACTCTTATTTCCTTTTTATCGTGTAAGACGAGGATCACTTCATCTTTTCCTCTAAAACAACTCTTTCATTATAGCTAATTTTAAAACCTTTCGCAATGTCTTACACTTTTAGCCCTTGACTTATTTTTCTGGAATGGACATTAGCATAGCTGATAAAGGTTACTTCTACTAGCTTTGCCATTAAGAGTAAACCAAAAGTCACTAGGAAGAAATTGATGAACAGATGGTGGCTATGTATGATAGGGACTTCTTTTAAAAAACCGTAGTTTCCCTTAGTCAAACTGTTAATAATAACTAATGATAAATTAATGATAGCTAGTCGATTTAAAAATTGTCTTTTTGATGACAATGTGTCGTCGTAGTTATCTTGCAAATATATAAGGGCATTTACGAGTAGGGCATAGTGTCCAAGATAAAAGGCAACATTGGTCGCATGAAAGAGAGGATAAGGATATAAGTCAGGTGATAAGACTGCCAAAATAGGGCCTGCTACCCCTAATAACATAAACAGTTGTTTTAACACTGTTTTATTTGGTAGTAAAAAAATGGCAAGCATACCAATTCTGCAATGGTATAAGGGCAAGGCTTCCTGCAAAGGAAAACCTCTCATGATATACCAACCATATAAGCTTATCAACTGACTTGCTTGTAAGATGAGAAAAAAGTTCTTAAAAGCAACAACTTTATGGTATTTGAAACTTAAATAAATCAAAAATGGACAGATTAACAGTGTCATCAGATAAAAAGGAATTGATAAGTGTGGAATAAAACCTTCTTGTAAACTAAAAAAATTCATAAATAATCCTTTCTCGATTTCTCATTATACCTTAATCTTATTTTTAGAACAAGATGATAAATGAAATCCTTGGATTATTTATGAATTTACTTTCAGGCATTCCCAACCAATTGTTCCACTAACTGGTCTAAATGCATAGAGTTGCTTCCTTTTAATAAAAGATAGTCATTAGCTTCTAATATTTCTTTCACGTGATTTGCCATAGCATCAAATTGATCTTGGTCCTCTGTCTTTTTAAAAAAGTAAACTTTCCCAATGGGATACATTTGACTAGCAAGTTGAGCTAAAGACTCAATATCATTTCCGTAAAAAACCAAATGATCTATTTTATCGGGACTTAAAGCAGTAATTATTTGTTGATGCAGCTCGACAGATTTTGGGCCTAGCTCTTTCATATCCGCTAGCACTGCTATTTTTTTCCCTTGATTTTCAGGAGTTAAGCTTGAAAAGCTTTCTAAAATTAATCGCATTGCTGTTGGATTTGCATTATAGACATCTGATAAGATATCTGCACCATTAGCTGCTTTTTTCCATTCTGTTCTGTTTTTGGTCAATTGAATGTTTTCTAAAGCTTCAATAATATCGTCATCTTCAACCGCCAACAATTTTCCAACATATGCTGCAATCATGGCATTGCTTGCGTTGTATTTCCCAGAGAGTGGTAAAGTGATTGCTCGGTCTAAAACATTTGTTGTAAAGGTTAGACTGTTTTTCCTTTCCTGAATATCTTTAACGTATATCTCTTGATTGTCACCAAAACGAATCAACATTTGATTTTCGGGTAAATAAGGATCGATAATAGGATCACCTGGAGCGATTAAAATGCCATGAGAATCCATACCATCAATAATTTGCATCTTACCTTCTGCAATTTTTTCACGACTTCCAAAAAATTCGAGATGCGCTTCCCCAATTAAGGTCACGACTGCAATATGAGGTTTGGCGATTTCTGATAAGAGATGGATATCCCCCATATGATCTTGTCCCATCTCAAGGACAATTTTTTCAGTATCCTCTGGCATGTGTAAAACAGTATAAGGTAATCCAATTTCATTATTGTAGTTACCTTGAGTTTTATAAGTCTTATAGGTCGTTGCTAGCACAGCCTCAATCATATCTTTAGTACTGGTTTTTCCATTTGACCCAGTAACTGCAATAACATCAAGTCGCATCTTTTCAATATAATATTGTGCTAACATTTGGAAGGCTTTTAAGCAATCCTTAACCAACAAGTATGGTTTTCCTGGGATCTCTTTTTCTGAAAAAGTTGCTACCGCACCATTTTCAAATGCCATATCAATAAAATCATGGCCATCTCTTTCACCTTTTAATGGCAAAAAAAGATCGCCCTTGGTAATTTTACGACTATCGAATTCGATTTGGTTCAGGGGAACGTCGTCAAATTCGGAAAGAGAATTTTGAGCCTCCACAACTTTTGCAACTTCATACAGTGATAGTTTCATAATCATTCCTTCTAAATTGAACACTTTGTTAAATTCTTTGTTCCTATTATACCACATTTTCGATCAATATTCCGTCATTTTCAAGACAGTTGAATTATGCTATAATTTTTCTCAGAAAGTGATTTTCCATACTTTCTGACAGAGTAGATGGTTTGCGTTAAGTGTATGTGAATGGGATGTCGTCACATAACGAAGCTTATTGCGCGGTAAATCATCGCATCCGCTGTTAAGTCATTAACAGCTCCACATTTTAAAGAAGGAGCACATATGCCAAAACAACTCTATTTTCCAAAATTGACTGTCCAACGATTAGTAACTTTAGCGATGTTAATAGCATTAGCAGTCATTGTTAGTAAATTTTCAGTTTCCATCATCCCAAATCAATTAGTGATTAGTTTTACCTTTATTGTCAATACTGTCATTGGGATAATCGCTGGACCTTTTTGGTCTTTTATCACCTTAGCAATGATCGATTTGATTGATAGCTTAATGGGGGGCACTAGCCATTTTATCATTTGGTGGACAGTTATGGAGGCTTTTCAGGGACTCCTTTATGGTTTCTTTTTCTATAAAAGACCATTGCGGTCAAATCAAAAAAAGGATTGGATCTATGTGTCAGCTGTGACGCTTGTTATCATGCTATTTTCAACATTTCTGATAACTCCCCTATTGATTCAGATTTATTTTCATGTTCCTTTCTGGGCCCAATATGCTGCGGGAAGATGGTTCAAGATTTTTGAGATACCGTTACGCGTTCTTTTAACCATGTTCCTCATACCTCCTCTTCAACGAATCCCAGAAATCAAGAAACTGTCAGCTCTATAAAAAAGAACAAAGTGTCATCCCCACTTTGTTCTTTTTCTTCTAGATTAAATGACTTTCACGTTTTTGGAACATTTCCTCAGCTAATGACACTAATTCTTCAATGAGATCAGAGTATGACAATCCCATATTATCCCATAATAAGGGATACATGGACCACTGAGTGAATCCAGGCATAGTATTCAATTCATTGAGATATAGGTTGCCATCCTCCGCTAAAAAGAAATCACAGCGAGACAAACCACATGCTCCAATAGCTTTAAAAGCTTGTTCTGCAAAATATCTCATTTGTGATGTAATGCCTTCATCAATCGTCGCGGGAATAGCCATACTTATCTTATTATCTATGTATTTGGCTTGATAGTCATAGAAGGCAACATCTTTGATGACTTCACCAGGTAGAGTTGATGCTACTTTCGTATTTCCTAATAAGCCAACTTCAATCTCACGTGCTACGACTCCTTGTTCAATTAAAATACGACTATCATATTTTAAAGCTAATGCAATAGCTTCTCTTAAGCCTTCAATTGATTCTGCTTTTGAAATTCCAACTGAAGACCCCATATTTGCTGGTTTCACAAAAATTGGAAAGCTTAATGTCTCAAGTGTTTCAGTGATACAGTCTTCCAAGTCATTACCTTCAATATAGACGGTGTAGTTAACTTGTGGAATACCTGCTGATTCCAAAACTCGCTTAGTGGTAATCTTATCCATTGCGACACTGGAAGATAAAATATTGGTACCGACATAAGGCATTTTTAGGATTTCAAGGAAACCTTGAATTGAGCCATCTTCTCCCATTGGACCATGTAACAAAGGAAAGACAACTGCTTTATCTTCATAAATATCACTTGCCTTGATTTTTAATGACGCATCCAAGCTAGCATTGGTCATTAATTTTTCAGACTCACTTGGTTGAACAGTAAATTCTTGTGTTTTGTAAAAATCACCTGCTTGTGAAATGAAATAAGTTTTGACATGGAACTTATCATAATTAATAGCTCTCATGATGCTTTCTGCCGAAAGAACTGATACTTCTCTCTCAGCAGAACGTCCTCCATAAAGTAAAACAATGGTTTGTTTAGACATGTTAATGCTTCCTATCTGAATTGAATTTCTATTAATTATAACAAAAATAAGAATTCATTTCAAAATCATTTCCCATAATTTTTGCAACACTCTCATTCTCAAAAAAAGACAAGACTAGTAAAATAGCCTTGCCCTCATTAGAGTTCTGTTCGGTTTTCAATTGCTCGAAGTAAAGTAACTTCATCAGCATATTCAATATCAGAACCAACTGCAAGTCCACGAGCTAAGCGCGTTACTTTTATACCTGCTGGTTTTAGGACTCTAGAAATATACATAGAAGTGGCTTCCCCATCAGCCGTAGCATTTGTAGCAACAATAACTTCTGAAACATCACTATCCATCAAACGCGTAATCAATGTTTTCAGGTTAATATCATCCGGACCTACCCCATTCATGGGAGAAATCAAACCATGTAAGACATGATAATAGCCGTGATACTCCTGTATCTTCTCCATGGCTGAAACATCTTTTGAATCTTCAACCACCAATATCATGCTCTTATCTCGACTAGGGTCGGTACAAATGGAACATGGATCCTCATCTGTTAAATTTCCGCACACTGAGCAATAAGTGAGTTCTCTTTTGGCTGCCAATAAATTTTTGGCAAAGTCATTAACATCTTCATCACTCATACCGATTGTATAGAAGGCTAATCGAGTTGCCGTTTTAATGCCAATTCCTGGTAATTTTGAATAAGAATCAATAAGTTTTGCTATTGGTGTTGGATATAACACGCTTCTCTCCTTTATGTTTTTGCCTTATTTGCCATATATAAATTAATGATATCCCGAGCCATTTGTTGATGCGATTTGGCTAAAGCATCACTGGCATGAGGATACATAATGGCAACAGCTACTTCAGGATCTTGACTTGGACCATAGGCCACAACATTCAAGTTAAAAGTAGCAACTGTATTTCCTTCTTTATCTTTGGCATAAGTTTCAGCCGTTCCGGTTTTAGCACTGATTGGCACAGATCCACCCACCAAGCCTTTACCCGTTGCATATGGACTTGAACTGTTGACAACCTGATAAAATCCTTCTTGCAGAATGGCTAACTGTTCTGAACTAATGGTGACTTTATTGAGGACAGTTGGCTCCAGTATCTTTTCTAATTTACCTAAGCCCTTTGTGCCATCATTAGCGTAGATACTATCAACAACATGAGGTGCAATTCTTTGTCCCCCATTGGCAATTGTTGATACATATTGGGCTAATTGAAGGGTTGTATAATTATCAAACTGGCCAAAAGCTTCCGTTAAAACATTTGAAGCCGTATAATCTTTGGTCACATAACCTTGTGATTCTCCAGGCAAATCAATACCTGTTGATACTCCTAAACCAAATTCAGAAAAGGTCGATCGTAATGCCTCCATAGCTTTTTTCATTCCGTCAGTCATCAAAGACATACCAACATGATACTCTTGCCCCATCATTTTAAGAGCTATTTGAACCATATATGTATTTGATGAGTATTCCAAAGCTTGAGTTGCAGTTATATTTTGTTGACCTGCCGTAAACCATGAATTAATAGGTTTTGAATTTCCAAACTGGATTGGCTGATCTGTTAAGACTTGATTTCCTGAAATAACACCATTTTGCCAACCTGCCGTTAGGGTGGCTCCCTTAACAACCGAACCCGGCGTGAAAACATTGGTGATGGTCCCAAGAGCATTTTTTTGAATCTGCCCCGAATCCAAATCACGAGACAAGCCCGACATAGCCAGAACAGCGCCTGTTTTTGGATTCATTGCAACAGCATAGACCCCTTCAGAATAGGTTGCTTTACCTTGAGATATTTCTGAATCAAAATAATTTCTGACAATTTGATCCACACCATTTTGAAAATCAGTATCAATGGTTAGTTTAAGATTTTTACCTTTAGCGCCTTTTGAGGTAACCTTATCCGATAGAATTTTCCCTTTTTTATTGGTCTTTATTTCTCTAACGTCATGTTTACCTTGTAACACTTTTTCGTAAGCTTTTTCTAGGTAAGAAGTACCGACACGGTCGTTTAAGGAATATCCCTCTTTGAGGTATCTCTCTGCATCTTCCCGAGGAAGACCTGCCTCTTTACTGGAGACTTTACCAATAATTGAGTTGAGACTGGCATCCTCAACCTTGCGGTTCCAATCTGTCGAAATGGCAATGCCCGGCAACTTCGCTTTATTGGCAACGATATAAGCTATCTCTTGATCCGTTAAATCAGCTGTTCTTAGATAAACGGTATTGAATGTGGCTGCCGCATTCATTTGATTGAATATTGAGATTTGTTTAACTTCCTCTGGAGAATAGGTTAATTCTTTTTCTGTCAGCGAAGCCACAGCATTATTATAGATAACAGATTCTGCAAGACGATTACCATACTGATCCATTTTTTTGGCCTTTGGCAATTTTTCAACAACCTTGGCATAGACTTTAGGATCAGCTAAATAATAGTCTTTTTTTGCTCTTAATGTGACTTTACTATCGGTGTAAGTAACATACTGAGATAATTTCTTAGCCAATTTTTTTAAATCAGCTGCACTCGTTTTTGGACTACGGGTATAGGAAACCACATCCTTTAATTCATTCGAAACAAGTACTTTTCCTTTATAGTCAAAAATCATACCTCTTGGATTGGAATTTTTGACTTTATAAACTGTTGATGCTTTTAATTTAGCATCATAAAAAGCTTTGTTCTGAATTTGCATGTGTGACAGTCGCAAGACAAGTGCTATGAACAAAAGAACGATGATCAAAAATAAGAGGTGTATGCGATGAGGTATACTTGCCTTTTTTTTAACGATAAATGATGGTTTTTCTTTTTTAATGACAATAACCTCCTTACAAACTACCTTTCCTATTTTATCATAAATCGTAAAAAGAAAACTGAGAATTCATTCTCAGTTTTAGATTTTTTTGTTTTTAATCATGATTGTCATGTGCATGGTAGAAAGCAATATAATAAAAAAGACTCACAAAAATAGCACCACCAATAATATTTCCAGCAAAAACAAGTGAAAAGTTTTCCAAAAATTCTAACCAAGTTGCACCATTCTCAAAGATTGCAGCTGGAATGACAAAGGCATTGGCGACACTATGCTGAAAGCCTAGGGCAACAAATGTCATCACTGGAAACCAAATGCCTAACAATTTTCCACTGGCTTCTTTGGCTCCATAATTTAACCATAAAGCTAATCCCACAAACCAATTACATCCAATTCCTGAAACAAAGGCTTGTAATGGATTGGCAGCTATTTTAGCATGAGCAACTTCAATAACTTCTTCCTTAAAAATACCGCTTGCTGTTAAGCCAAGGAAATGACCAAAAACATAAGCGACGAAAAAGGCACCAATAAGATTAAAAATGGTAATCACTAACCAATTTTTAAGCAGGTCATTGAGTGAAATTTTTTTGGCAAAGAAACTAGCAGATACTGCCATCATATTACCCGTAATAAGCTCCCCACCTGCCATCAAAATGATAATTAAGCCGATCGGAAAGGCACAAGCACCAAGTATACTCGAAAAAGCACCAAATGTTTCCAAACCACTAGCAGCAATTCTAACATAGAGTAAATACCCTAAACTAATCATTGCTCCACCAATAAACCCTAAAATAGCCTTTGCGCGAAATGGTTTCGCAACTTTATACTGTCCTATCGCAATAGTGCTTTCAATAATTTCTTCTGGTGATTTCATCCCAATACTCCTAGTTATCATTTTCACAAAGTCAACTCCTAGTATAACAATTTTTCAAAAAAATGCAAGCCCTTCCATAGAAGAGCTTGTTTTTTTATTGTTTTGCAATCTTTAAATTGAGTTTATGAACCATGATATCCCACAACC
This window encodes:
- a CDS encoding DUF6287 domain-containing protein; protein product: MKKRLIITLSLLVFILCLFFAFNILSSNSQETEAKKEFGQTQVKKTKSKKETSAISEEEASANKSETSKTSEQNSSPTAPTNSQESNPQISNSTSGTENEKTTSTQELLTSLQKRDFSPIAGTWKNDLGEVLIIAADGSFTLDYKQTNGTVTRGQDKIGNGYIHENCYLASITGAGLLVTPAGVKNAHIGTVYNQDSITMGQSIETDKHPFFKQ
- a CDS encoding peptide chain release factor 3: MSIQEEIKKRRTFAIISHPDAGKTTITEQLLYFGGEIREAGTVKGKKSGTFAKSDWMDIEKQRGISVTSSVMQFDYAGKRVNILDTPGHEDFSEDTYRTLMAVDAAVMVVDSAKGIEAQTKKLFEVVKHRGIPVFTFINKLDRDGREPLELLEELEEVLGIASFPMNWPIGMGKAFEGLYDLHNNRLELYKGENRFADLEEGAKLFANNPFYEQVLDDIELLQEAGNEFSEEAILSGELTPVFFGSALTNFGVQTFLDTFLEFAPEPHGHKTKEGQMIDPLEKDFSGFVFKIQANMDPRHRDRIAFVRIVSGEFVKGMGVNLTRTGKGAKLSNVTQFMAESRENVQNAVAGDIIGVYDTGTYQVGDTLTVGKHKFEFEPLPTFTPELFMKVSPKNVMKQKSFHKGMEQLVQEGAVQLYRNYQTGEYMLGAVGQLQFEVFKHRMEGEYNAEVIMTPMGKKTVRWIKEEDLDQRMSSSRNILAKDRFDQPVFLFENDFALRWFADKYPDVQLEEKM
- a CDS encoding TMEM164-related integral membrane acyltransferase encodes the protein MNFFSLQEGFIPHLSIPFYLMTLLICPFLIYLSFKYHKVVAFKNFFLILQASQLISLYGWYIMRGFPLQEALPLYHCRIGMLAIFLLPNKTVLKQLFMLLGVAGPILAVLSPDLYPYPLFHATNVAFYLGHYALLVNALIYLQDNYDDTLSSKRQFLNRLAIINLSLVIINSLTKGNYGFLKEVPIIHSHHLFINFFLVTFGLLLMAKLVEVTFISYANVHSRKISQGLKV
- a CDS encoding UDP-N-acetylmuramoyl-tripeptide--D-alanyl-D-alanine ligase; this encodes MKLSLYEVAKVVEAQNSLSEFDDVPLNQIEFDSRKITKGDLFLPLKGERDGHDFIDMAFENGAVATFSEKEIPGKPYLLVKDCLKAFQMLAQYYIEKMRLDVIAVTGSNGKTSTKDMIEAVLATTYKTYKTQGNYNNEIGLPYTVLHMPEDTEKIVLEMGQDHMGDIHLLSEIAKPHIAVVTLIGEAHLEFFGSREKIAEGKMQIIDGMDSHGILIAPGDPIIDPYLPENQMLIRFGDNQEIYVKDIQERKNSLTFTTNVLDRAITLPLSGKYNASNAMIAAYVGKLLAVEDDDIIEALENIQLTKNRTEWKKAANGADILSDVYNANPTAMRLILESFSSLTPENQGKKIAVLADMKELGPKSVELHQQIITALSPDKIDHLVFYGNDIESLAQLASQMYPIGKVYFFKKTEDQDQFDAMANHVKEILEANDYLLLKGSNSMHLDQLVEQLVGNA
- a CDS encoding folate family ECF transporter S component, which encodes MPKQLYFPKLTVQRLVTLAMLIALAVIVSKFSVSIIPNQLVISFTFIVNTVIGIIAGPFWSFITLAMIDLIDSLMGGTSHFIIWWTVMEAFQGLLYGFFFYKRPLRSNQKKDWIYVSAVTLVIMLFSTFLITPLLIQIYFHVPFWAQYAAGRWFKIFEIPLRVLLTMFLIPPLQRIPEIKKLSAL
- a CDS encoding D-alanine--D-alanine ligase: MSKQTIVLLYGGRSAEREVSVLSAESIMRAINYDKFHVKTYFISQAGDFYKTQEFTVQPSESEKLMTNASLDASLKIKASDIYEDKAVVFPLLHGPMGEDGSIQGFLEILKMPYVGTNILSSSVAMDKITTKRVLESAGIPQVNYTVYIEGNDLEDCITETLETLSFPIFVKPANMGSSVGISKAESIEGLREAIALALKYDSRILIEQGVVAREIEVGLLGNTKVASTLPGEVIKDVAFYDYQAKYIDNKISMAIPATIDEGITSQMRYFAEQAFKAIGACGLSRCDFFLAEDGNLYLNELNTMPGFTQWSMYPLLWDNMGLSYSDLIEELVSLAEEMFQKRESHLI
- the recR gene encoding recombination mediator RecR — encoded protein: MLYPTPIAKLIDSYSKLPGIGIKTATRLAFYTIGMSDEDVNDFAKNLLAAKRELTYCSVCGNLTDEDPCSICTDPSRDKSMILVVEDSKDVSAMEKIQEYHGYYHVLHGLISPMNGVGPDDINLKTLITRLMDSDVSEVIVATNATADGEATSMYISRVLKPAGIKVTRLARGLAVGSDIEYADEVTLLRAIENRTEL
- the pbp2b gene encoding penicillin-binding protein PBP2B, translating into MVIKKEKPSFIVKKKASIPHRIHLLFLIIVLLFIALVLRLSHMQIQNKAFYDAKLKASTVYKVKNSNPRGMIFDYKGKVLVSNELKDVVSYTRSPKTSAADLKKLAKKLSQYVTYTDSKVTLRAKKDYYLADPKVYAKVVEKLPKAKKMDQYGNRLAESVIYNNAVASLTEKELTYSPEEVKQISIFNQMNAAATFNTVYLRTADLTDQEIAYIVANKAKLPGIAISTDWNRKVEDASLNSIIGKVSSKEAGLPREDAERYLKEGYSLNDRVGTSYLEKAYEKVLQGKHDVREIKTNKKGKILSDKVTSKGAKGKNLKLTIDTDFQNGVDQIVRNYFDSEISQGKATYSEGVYAVAMNPKTGAVLAMSGLSRDLDSGQIQKNALGTITNVFTPGSVVKGATLTAGWQNGVISGNQVLTDQPIQFGNSKPINSWFTAGQQNITATQALEYSSNTYMVQIALKMMGQEYHVGMSLMTDGMKKAMEALRSTFSEFGLGVSTGIDLPGESQGYVTKDYTASNVLTEAFGQFDNYTTLQLAQYVSTIANGGQRIAPHVVDSIYANDGTKGLGKLEKILEPTVLNKVTISSEQLAILQEGFYQVVNSSSPYATGKGLVGGSVPISAKTGTAETYAKDKEGNTVATFNLNVVAYGPSQDPEVAVAIMYPHASDALAKSHQQMARDIINLYMANKAKT
- a CDS encoding formate/nitrite transporter family protein — protein: MKSPEEIIESTIAIGQYKVAKPFRAKAILGFIGGAMISLGYLLYVRIAASGLETFGAFSSILGACAFPIGLIIILMAGGELITGNMMAVSASFFAKKISLNDLLKNWLVITIFNLIGAFFVAYVFGHFLGLTASGIFKEEVIEVAHAKIAANPLQAFVSGIGCNWFVGLALWLNYGAKEASGKLLGIWFPVMTFVALGFQHSVANAFVIPAAIFENGATWLEFLENFSLVFAGNIIGGAIFVSLFYYIAFYHAHDNHD